The genomic DNA GTTATTTAAGATTCCCCCTTTCTTAAAGTGCTCCAGGAATTAGATGGGTGACTATGGGCTAACACCATCTTTATCAAGTATTGGCAAAGGTTATAGCTGGGAAAGCCTTTGCTTATTGAATGGAAGAGGAGGTATCACAGAATTGAGTAACTGATAAAACTTCAATCTTGAATTAGGTTAGGTCTTGATCTGCTTCCAGCTAGTTGATCTCTTGAAATATGTGGGCTGTGCAGTAAGTTTTTGGTTGCTGTATGATTTTCCTCTTGCTTCTAAATTTCACATATTCTCAATTTGTTTTACAGGTCAACCTTTTTTCTTTGGACTAAACCAATGTGGATAAGGGAGCCCAAAAGGGAATTAATCAGTTTTGGTGCATATTTTGAAGACATCGTCACAGAATATATTGCTCTGAAGTTAGGGTTAAAGTGATACTTTGCATTAGGATAATGTGGAGGACAACATTCTCTCAGGAGAAAGTAAGCATTCTAAGCTTTCCTCTCCTAGGCATCTTCCCTCAGGCACTGAGACTGCAGCCATCCAATTCATGGGGACAGGCAGAAAGAGACTTCAAAAGTCAAATATATTTCCACAGCTAATTTTTAGCAAGTCTGGCAATGAGAtctttccattcttctctcttctttgtgaTGTATGTAGGAGTGAGTAGCTGCAGTAGTGATTGTGGCTGTTGTCTAAAGAAGTTCTGACACAAGGCCTCAGTGTTACAGATCACATACATCCCACAGTCATAGCTGTTTTGTTGAGCAGGGGCTTTCTCTTCCACAAAGGccagtttgtttccttttctgcctAAGAAAGCCTCTAGTTTCTCTGCTACCTGTTTTGCATGGAATGAGTTACTACTACCGTAAGAATCATAATGAAAAAAGCCATTTTTATCTTGCAGATATACCAACAAGCTCCAGTGGGTTCCCCCAGCTGTGTGGTTGGAATTATCATTGATGGCTAAAAATATAACTCTCTTATTGGGGAGGTCCAAGGGTTCAAGGAACATGGCGATTTCTGCTGGGTTGCCAGTGCACTTGATGAACTGAGTAACTTCGGGGCTGATGAAACAGACGTGGTCAGAGCAGTCATGAAATTGACTGTTGGCAAAGTACTCAAAGGCAAACCCAATAACATGGTCATTGAGCCAGCTTGGAGGATCCAGTAGTGAGACGTCTGATTGCTGCAGTAGACTGTCCATGTAACTCAAGACTACTGGGTCCATCTTGTACTGACCAGGGCTGCTCAGAAATTCCAGAAGCTGCTTCGGGCCTCACCACCCCTACCAGCCTCCAAGCAGCTCTGTACTGGCCGGAAAAGCCaagactctatttttaaaaaagacttttattTAACCCAGATGTCATCAAAATATCTCATGTACTAATAGTTCATAC from Bos indicus x Bos taurus breed Angus x Brahman F1 hybrid chromosome 14, Bos_hybrid_MaternalHap_v2.0, whole genome shotgun sequence includes the following:
- the LOC113904281 gene encoding sentrin-specific protease 8-like, which encodes MDPVVLSYMDSLLQQSDVSLLDPPSWLNDHVIGFAFEYFANSQFHDCSDHVCFISPEVTQFIKCTGNPAEIAMFLEPLDLPNKRVIFLAINDNSNHTAGGTHWSLLVYLQDKNGFFHYDSYGSSNSFHAKQVAEKLEAFLGRKGNKLAFVEEKAPAQQNSYDCGMYVICNTEALCQNFFRQQPQSLLQLLTPTYITKKREEWKDLIARLAKN